The Euphorbia lathyris chromosome 3, ddEupLath1.1, whole genome shotgun sequence genome contains a region encoding:
- the LOC136222297 gene encoding transcription factor LHW isoform X2 codes for MLFSGRSAARILRNVGFIIHLPRLLIWEECYYEPKSRAVLPHSSGIEKPELPFGDWEGYWATDAHSQLRLQTGNRLQVLIDKMMMNNQVNLVGQGIVGRAAFTGNHEWILAKNYIGDAHPPEVLGEIRDQFSGGMKTIAVIPTPHGVVQLGSSLTIMENMGFVNNVKSLILQLGCVPGALLSENLVKESTERIGVPVSFGMPDCMSVHFSRNKVLKSTHLAANSGNQACVSSLSSTIAQPSHSQVRQIQDNLQSTASTFCTLNLKSTLPRSHGTRCEQKMTSNMPPGNPFRDQLEDRVFEAEVIPSNFDAWLNKQPSSYNSSPFSHQSVVGQSVVNNSILTLLEQQVLSDTGPQILVNGNKNALDSSFTPLMRTNESLIVNSHGGPLTLGTELHNGVSSQMRATSVPCSLSHPDKSLEINQSSIQLVGFDLQNSYLSRVEEVPSSCLVDQSTVTGTFAGVSHQRYHSTDAKHAKNGLVAKNEKKDDDLFQALIMLSSQQDEHKSLDENFPGSFNYWPMHAGESQSIDIASLKHEDPCGQPLHGDDLYDVLGADFKSRLFNSKSDSLLVDGPSTNSQGDKDILCFTNVQETSSDLFSANQGISDCSLFTGMGSDHLLDAVVSRAHSAAKQSSDDNGSCKTTSTKISGSSVPSGSPTYGLVDMSDNVLKDLPDCLEKAGIKASSSLGSGCIKDDTGSCSQTTSIYGSQLSSWVGQTMRRDNSVSTAYFKKNDETSKPNRKRLKPGENPRPRPKDRQMIQDRVKELREIVPNGSKCSIDALLERTIKHMLFLQSVTKHADKLKQTGESKIISKEGGVLLKDNFEGGATWAFEVGSQSMVCPIIVEDLNSPRQMLVEMLCEERGLFLEIADLIRGLGLTILKGVMEARNDKIWARFAVEANRDVTRMEVFMSLVHLLEQTVKGGSSSTSATLENNMMVHHAFSQATSIPATGRPCSLQRIEC; via the exons ATGCTGTTTTCTGGAAGATCGGCTGCCAGAATACTAA GAAACGTTGGTTTCATTATCCATCTTCCAAG GTTGTTAATTTGGGAAGAATGTTACTATGAACCCAAGTCAAGAGCAGTTCTTCCTCACAGTTCTGGAATTGAAAAACCTGAGTTGCCTTTTGGAGACTGGGAAGGATACTGGGCTACTGATGCTCACTCCCAGCTCAGGCTTCAAACtgggaatagactccaagtacTTATTGACAAAATGATGATGAATAATCAAGTCAATTTAGTCGGCCAAGG CATAGTTGGGAGAGCTGCATTTACTGGTAATCATGAGTGGATCCTTGCTAAAAATTACATTGGAGATGCTCATCCACCAGAG GTTTTAGGTGAGATACGTGACCAATTTTCAGGTGGCATGAAG ACTATTGCTGTCATACCAACTCCTCATGGTGTAGTTCAACTGGGGTCTTCCTTGACA ATAATGGAGAATATGGGATTTGTGAATAATGTGAAGAGTTTAATCCTGCAATTAGGTTGTGTCCCTGGAGCTCTTTTGTCAGAGAACCTTGTGAAGGAATCTACAGAGAGGATTGGGGTGCCTGTTTCATTTGGAATGCCTGATTGCATGTCGGTGCATTTTTCTAGAAATAAGGTGCTGAAATCTACTCACTTGGCGGCAAACAGTGGCAACCAAGCATGTGTCTCATCTCTATCTTCAACAATTGCTCAACCTTCTCATTCTCAAGTGAGGCAGATTCAAGATAATCTACAGTCTACTGCCTCAACATTTTGTACCCTAAATTTGAAAAGCACTTTGCCTAGGTCTCATGGTACCCGTTGCGAGCAAAAAATGACATCAAATATGCCACCTGGCAATCCATTCCGAGATCAACTAGAAGATAGAGTTTTTGAAGCTGAAGTGATCCCATCGAATTTTGACGCATGGCTGAACAAACAACCTTCTTCATATAATTCTAGTCCTTTCAGTCATCAGTCTGTTGTTGGTCAATCAGTTGTCAATAACAGCATTCTGACATTATTGGAGCAGCAGGTCCTTTCAGATACTGGACCGCAGATTCTTGTAAATGGCAACAAAAATGCATTGGATAGTAGCTTCACACCTCTCATGAGGACAAATGAAAGCTTAATTGTGAATTCTCATGGAGGTCCTTTGACATTAGGGACCGAGTTACATAATGGAGTAAGTAGTCAGATGCGTGCCACTTCAGTTCCATGCTCTCTTTCACATCCTGATAAATCATTAGAAATTAATCAGTCTTCTATACAGCTGGTTGGGTTTGATCTACAAAATTCATATTTATCAAGGGTCGAGGAGGTTCCTTCATCCTGTCTGGTAGATCAATCAACTGTTACTGGGACATTTGCAGGGGTTTCTCATCAGAGGTATCATTCTACAGATGCAAAGCATGCTAAAAATGGATTAGTTGCAAAGAATGAAAAGAAGGATGACGATTTGTTTCAAGCACTCATCATGCTATCATCCCAACAAGATGAACATAAATCTTTGGATGAAAATTTCCCCGGTTCTTTTAATTATTGGCCTATGCATGCAGGTGAAAGTCAGAGTATAGATATAGCAAGCCTCAAGCATGAGGATCCATGTGGTCAACCTCTACACGGGGATGACTTGTATGATGTTCTGGGTGCAGATTTTAAAAGTAGATTATTCAATAGCAAGTCGGATAGTTTGCTTGTAGATGGGCCAAGTACAAATTCGCAAGGGGATAAAGATATTTTGTGCTTTACGAATGTTCAGGAAACAAGTTCTGATTTATTTTCTGCTAATCAAGGGATATCTGACTGTAGTCTTTTCACGGGCATGGGTAGtgatcatcttcttgatgctgtGGTATCTAGGGCTCACTCTGCTGCTAAGCAGAGCTCAGATGATAATGGTTCTTGCAAGACAACGTCAACCAAAATCAGTGGCTCTTCTGTTCCCAGTGGTTCTCCCACCTATGGCCTGGTTGACATGTCTGATAATGTGTTAAAGGACCTTCCTGATTGTTTGGAAAAAGCAGGGATCAAGGCATCTAGTTCTTTAGGATCTGGATGTATCAAGGATGACACTGGAAGCTGTTCCCAAACTACATCAATTTATGGTTCCCAACTAAGTTCATGGGTTGGCCAAACTATGAGGCGTGATAATAGTGTTTCTACCGCATATTTCAAGAAAAATGATGAAACGAGCAAACCAAATCGCAAGAGGCTGAAACCTGGAGAGAATCCTCGACCTAGGCCAAAAGATCGTCAAATGATCCAAGATCGAGTGAAAGAGTTGCGAGAAATTGTGCCGAATGGTTCAAAA TGTAGCATAGATGCGTTGCTCGAACGTACCATCAAGCATATGCTTTTCCTGCAAAGTGTGACAAAGCATGCAGACAAACTTAAACAAACAGGCGAGTCCAAG ATTATTAGCAAGGAAGGTGGAGTTCTTTTGAAGGACAATTTTGAGGGAGGGGCTACATGGGCATTTGAAGTCGGGTCTCAATCTATGGTTTGTCCTATCATAGTTGAGGATCTAAATTCACCTCGTCAGATGCTTGTGGAG ATGCTCTGTGAAGAAAGAGGTCTCTTTCTAGAAATAGCTGATTTAATTAGGGGGTTGGGATTGACAATCTTGAAGGGGGTTATGGAGGCTCGAAATGATAAAATCTGGGCGCGTTTTGCAGTAGAG GCAAACAGGGATGTAACAAGAATGGAAGTTTTtatgtcacttgttcatcttttGGAGCAAACTGTTAAGGGAGGCTCATCATCAACGTCTGCAACATTGGAGAACAATATGATGGTTCATCATGCTTTCTCCCAAGCCACCTCCATACCGGCAACTGGTAGGCCCTGTAGTTTACAGCGAATTGAGTGCTAA
- the LOC136222297 gene encoding transcription factor LHW isoform X1 yields the protein MGLLLREVLKTLCGVNQWCYAVFWKIGCQNTKLLIWEECYYEPKSRAVLPHSSGIEKPELPFGDWEGYWATDAHSQLRLQTGNRLQVLIDKMMMNNQVNLVGQGIVGRAAFTGNHEWILAKNYIGDAHPPEVLGEIRDQFSGGMKTIAVIPTPHGVVQLGSSLTIMENMGFVNNVKSLILQLGCVPGALLSENLVKESTERIGVPVSFGMPDCMSVHFSRNKVLKSTHLAANSGNQACVSSLSSTIAQPSHSQVRQIQDNLQSTASTFCTLNLKSTLPRSHGTRCEQKMTSNMPPGNPFRDQLEDRVFEAEVIPSNFDAWLNKQPSSYNSSPFSHQSVVGQSVVNNSILTLLEQQVLSDTGPQILVNGNKNALDSSFTPLMRTNESLIVNSHGGPLTLGTELHNGVSSQMRATSVPCSLSHPDKSLEINQSSIQLVGFDLQNSYLSRVEEVPSSCLVDQSTVTGTFAGVSHQRYHSTDAKHAKNGLVAKNEKKDDDLFQALIMLSSQQDEHKSLDENFPGSFNYWPMHAGESQSIDIASLKHEDPCGQPLHGDDLYDVLGADFKSRLFNSKSDSLLVDGPSTNSQGDKDILCFTNVQETSSDLFSANQGISDCSLFTGMGSDHLLDAVVSRAHSAAKQSSDDNGSCKTTSTKISGSSVPSGSPTYGLVDMSDNVLKDLPDCLEKAGIKASSSLGSGCIKDDTGSCSQTTSIYGSQLSSWVGQTMRRDNSVSTAYFKKNDETSKPNRKRLKPGENPRPRPKDRQMIQDRVKELREIVPNGSKCSIDALLERTIKHMLFLQSVTKHADKLKQTGESKIISKEGGVLLKDNFEGGATWAFEVGSQSMVCPIIVEDLNSPRQMLVEMLCEERGLFLEIADLIRGLGLTILKGVMEARNDKIWARFAVEANRDVTRMEVFMSLVHLLEQTVKGGSSSTSATLENNMMVHHAFSQATSIPATGRPCSLQRIEC from the exons ATGGGTCTTTTGTTGAGAGAAGTTTTAAAGACTCTCTGTGGTGTCAATCAGTGGTGCTATGCTGTTTTCTGGAAGATCGGCTGCCAGAATACTAA GTTGTTAATTTGGGAAGAATGTTACTATGAACCCAAGTCAAGAGCAGTTCTTCCTCACAGTTCTGGAATTGAAAAACCTGAGTTGCCTTTTGGAGACTGGGAAGGATACTGGGCTACTGATGCTCACTCCCAGCTCAGGCTTCAAACtgggaatagactccaagtacTTATTGACAAAATGATGATGAATAATCAAGTCAATTTAGTCGGCCAAGG CATAGTTGGGAGAGCTGCATTTACTGGTAATCATGAGTGGATCCTTGCTAAAAATTACATTGGAGATGCTCATCCACCAGAG GTTTTAGGTGAGATACGTGACCAATTTTCAGGTGGCATGAAG ACTATTGCTGTCATACCAACTCCTCATGGTGTAGTTCAACTGGGGTCTTCCTTGACA ATAATGGAGAATATGGGATTTGTGAATAATGTGAAGAGTTTAATCCTGCAATTAGGTTGTGTCCCTGGAGCTCTTTTGTCAGAGAACCTTGTGAAGGAATCTACAGAGAGGATTGGGGTGCCTGTTTCATTTGGAATGCCTGATTGCATGTCGGTGCATTTTTCTAGAAATAAGGTGCTGAAATCTACTCACTTGGCGGCAAACAGTGGCAACCAAGCATGTGTCTCATCTCTATCTTCAACAATTGCTCAACCTTCTCATTCTCAAGTGAGGCAGATTCAAGATAATCTACAGTCTACTGCCTCAACATTTTGTACCCTAAATTTGAAAAGCACTTTGCCTAGGTCTCATGGTACCCGTTGCGAGCAAAAAATGACATCAAATATGCCACCTGGCAATCCATTCCGAGATCAACTAGAAGATAGAGTTTTTGAAGCTGAAGTGATCCCATCGAATTTTGACGCATGGCTGAACAAACAACCTTCTTCATATAATTCTAGTCCTTTCAGTCATCAGTCTGTTGTTGGTCAATCAGTTGTCAATAACAGCATTCTGACATTATTGGAGCAGCAGGTCCTTTCAGATACTGGACCGCAGATTCTTGTAAATGGCAACAAAAATGCATTGGATAGTAGCTTCACACCTCTCATGAGGACAAATGAAAGCTTAATTGTGAATTCTCATGGAGGTCCTTTGACATTAGGGACCGAGTTACATAATGGAGTAAGTAGTCAGATGCGTGCCACTTCAGTTCCATGCTCTCTTTCACATCCTGATAAATCATTAGAAATTAATCAGTCTTCTATACAGCTGGTTGGGTTTGATCTACAAAATTCATATTTATCAAGGGTCGAGGAGGTTCCTTCATCCTGTCTGGTAGATCAATCAACTGTTACTGGGACATTTGCAGGGGTTTCTCATCAGAGGTATCATTCTACAGATGCAAAGCATGCTAAAAATGGATTAGTTGCAAAGAATGAAAAGAAGGATGACGATTTGTTTCAAGCACTCATCATGCTATCATCCCAACAAGATGAACATAAATCTTTGGATGAAAATTTCCCCGGTTCTTTTAATTATTGGCCTATGCATGCAGGTGAAAGTCAGAGTATAGATATAGCAAGCCTCAAGCATGAGGATCCATGTGGTCAACCTCTACACGGGGATGACTTGTATGATGTTCTGGGTGCAGATTTTAAAAGTAGATTATTCAATAGCAAGTCGGATAGTTTGCTTGTAGATGGGCCAAGTACAAATTCGCAAGGGGATAAAGATATTTTGTGCTTTACGAATGTTCAGGAAACAAGTTCTGATTTATTTTCTGCTAATCAAGGGATATCTGACTGTAGTCTTTTCACGGGCATGGGTAGtgatcatcttcttgatgctgtGGTATCTAGGGCTCACTCTGCTGCTAAGCAGAGCTCAGATGATAATGGTTCTTGCAAGACAACGTCAACCAAAATCAGTGGCTCTTCTGTTCCCAGTGGTTCTCCCACCTATGGCCTGGTTGACATGTCTGATAATGTGTTAAAGGACCTTCCTGATTGTTTGGAAAAAGCAGGGATCAAGGCATCTAGTTCTTTAGGATCTGGATGTATCAAGGATGACACTGGAAGCTGTTCCCAAACTACATCAATTTATGGTTCCCAACTAAGTTCATGGGTTGGCCAAACTATGAGGCGTGATAATAGTGTTTCTACCGCATATTTCAAGAAAAATGATGAAACGAGCAAACCAAATCGCAAGAGGCTGAAACCTGGAGAGAATCCTCGACCTAGGCCAAAAGATCGTCAAATGATCCAAGATCGAGTGAAAGAGTTGCGAGAAATTGTGCCGAATGGTTCAAAA TGTAGCATAGATGCGTTGCTCGAACGTACCATCAAGCATATGCTTTTCCTGCAAAGTGTGACAAAGCATGCAGACAAACTTAAACAAACAGGCGAGTCCAAG ATTATTAGCAAGGAAGGTGGAGTTCTTTTGAAGGACAATTTTGAGGGAGGGGCTACATGGGCATTTGAAGTCGGGTCTCAATCTATGGTTTGTCCTATCATAGTTGAGGATCTAAATTCACCTCGTCAGATGCTTGTGGAG ATGCTCTGTGAAGAAAGAGGTCTCTTTCTAGAAATAGCTGATTTAATTAGGGGGTTGGGATTGACAATCTTGAAGGGGGTTATGGAGGCTCGAAATGATAAAATCTGGGCGCGTTTTGCAGTAGAG GCAAACAGGGATGTAACAAGAATGGAAGTTTTtatgtcacttgttcatcttttGGAGCAAACTGTTAAGGGAGGCTCATCATCAACGTCTGCAACATTGGAGAACAATATGATGGTTCATCATGCTTTCTCCCAAGCCACCTCCATACCGGCAACTGGTAGGCCCTGTAGTTTACAGCGAATTGAGTGCTAA